Proteins encoded by one window of Bacteroidia bacterium:
- a CDS encoding CfrBI family restriction endonuclease, which produces MTLTEQVTKNIISRLIKSQDYRIEIIALINAHFLEFAIQFFEKIVQAKIRNKNVIDWYKREFLNPNLSADEIAIHSGLNRKTITNMFNSATKQIVIDASNQHYELLHSSISYLLDNQEDIDLNLTIKFRGVSVDLNINESLIVINTLAVKRAALRGGLWSTAGKKVEKPLMQTLCMLFDVPKDYYVVQLNRRVEKSSILNFEREVDFYLICNGKKYKCEVKLMGKGNPESADAVVARNSKILVADKLSTLNKTQLNQLNINWIELRSQNGYQKFEKILRDLGIPHKTFVGDLDSRLNEIFSMIF; this is translated from the coding sequence ATGACCTTAACTGAACAAGTAACAAAAAACATTATTTCTCGCCTAATAAAAAGTCAGGACTACCGCATTGAAATTATAGCTTTAATCAATGCACACTTCTTAGAGTTTGCTATACAATTTTTTGAAAAAATAGTACAAGCCAAAATACGAAATAAAAATGTGATAGACTGGTATAAAAGAGAATTTCTTAATCCCAATCTAAGCGCTGATGAAATTGCCATTCATTCAGGTTTGAATAGAAAAACAATAACCAACATGTTCAATTCTGCAACTAAACAAATAGTTATTGACGCATCCAATCAGCATTATGAACTTTTGCATAGTTCCATTTCCTACTTGCTTGATAACCAAGAGGATATAGACTTGAACTTAACCATCAAGTTTAGAGGTGTAAGTGTAGACTTGAACATCAATGAAAGTTTGATTGTTATTAACACATTAGCTGTAAAACGTGCTGCTTTACGTGGTGGGCTATGGAGTACAGCAGGTAAAAAAGTAGAAAAACCTTTAATGCAAACTCTCTGCATGTTATTTGATGTGCCAAAAGATTATTACGTTGTTCAATTAAACAGAAGAGTAGAGAAAAGTAGTATTTTAAATTTTGAAAGAGAAGTTGACTTTTACCTCATTTGTAATGGAAAGAAATACAAATGCGAAGTAAAGTTAATGGGCAAAGGTAATCCTGAAAGTGCAGATGCAGTAGTTGCTCGGAATAGCAAAATACTTGTGGCAGACAAACTCTCCACATTGAATAAGACGCAGTTGAACCAGCTAAATATAAATTGGATAGAGCTAAGAAGTCAGAATGGCTACCAGAAATTTGAGAAAATTTTGAGAGATTTAGGTATTCCTCACAAAACTTTTGTAGGTGATTTGGACAGCAGATTAAATGAGATATTCTCAATGATATTCTAA